The proteins below come from a single Juglans regia cultivar Chandler chromosome 12, Walnut 2.0, whole genome shotgun sequence genomic window:
- the LOC108993854 gene encoding UDP-glycosyltransferase 92A1-like yields MMDSQEHIVMLPFLAHGHLIPFLDLAKQLQQRTGFTITIASTKLNIQYLRSSISTDSDFKILFAELPFCSSAHDLPPNTENTENLSLDRVIKLFYASQSLEYPLLRLLNDIIDQEGRPPLCIISDIFFGWAVDVAKSVGTVNVSFSTGGAYGTLAYFSFCLNLPHRSTDSDEFLVPGFPESVRFHRSQLHQYLRAADGTDVWSKFMQPQFSRCLESSGWLCNSVEEIEPLGLDLLMKYIRLPVWAIGPLLPPAALKSSSSSHARVSRQRAGKKPSLPLEKFLEWLDLQSPNSVLYISFGSQNTIGASQMMQLAIGLEGSGKSFIWVVRPPLGFDLNGEFRAEWLPEGFEERMKQSRRGLIVRNWAPQLDILSHKSTGAFLSHCGWNSTLESLSQGVPIVGWPMAAEQAFNSKMLMEEMGVSVELTRGIQSVIEAKEVKRVIESAMDEHGKGEDMRKKAAEIKQLIKLAVREEGEEKGSSLKAVDEFVRTVLYKRQE; encoded by the coding sequence ATGATGGACTCTCAGGAGCATATTGTAATGCTACCATTCCTGGCACATGGACATCTCATACCATTTCTTGACCTCGCAAAGCAGCTGCAACAAAGAACTGGTTTCACCATCACCATTGCCAGCACCAAGCTCAACATCCAGTACCTCCGCTCCTCCATTTCTACCGACTCTGATTTCAAAATCCTCTTTGCCGAGCTCCCCTTCTGCAGCTCTGCCCACGACTTACCTCCCAACACCGAGAACACCGAGAACTTGTCTCTGGACAGAGTGATAAAGCTCTTTTATGCGTCCCAGAGTCTCGAATATCCTCTCTTGCGCcttctcaatgatatcatagaCCAAGAAGGGCGACCTCCACTTTGCATAATTTCCGACATTTTCTTTGGGTGGGCTGTTGATGTTGCAAAGAGTGTGGGCACCGTGAACGTCTCGTTCAGCACCGGTGGCGCCTACGGCACCTTGGCCTACTTCTCGTTTTGTCTGAACCTCCCACATCGTTCTACAGATTCCGATGAGTTCCTGGTACCGGGCTTCCCAGAAAGTGTTCGTTTCCATCGCTCTCAACTGCATCAATATCTGAGAGCTGCTGATGGTACAGACGTGTGGTCTAAGTTTATGCAGCCGCAGTTTTCACGTTGCCTGGAGTCTTCTGGGTGGCTCTGTAACTCAGTCGAGGAAATCGAACCTTTGGGCCTGGATCTTCTCATGAAATATATCCGACTTCCTGTTTGGGCTATTGGTCCACTTCTTCCCCCAGCGGCTCTTAAGAGCTCGTCCTCCTCACACGCACGTGTTTCAAGACAACGTGCAGGGAAAAAACCAAGTCTCCCACTTGAAAAGTTCCTGGAGTGGCTTGATTTGCAAAGTCCCAATTCGGTCCTCTACATTTCTTTTGGTTCTCAGAACACTATCGGTGCCTCCCAGATGATGCAATTAGCCATTGGCTTGGAGGGGAGTGGAAAATCTTTCATATGGGTCGTGAGGCCACCCCTTGGTTTCGACCTGAACGGTGAATTCCGAGCTGAGTGGTTGCCAGAGGGATTTGAAGAACGAATGAAACAAAGCAGAAGAGGTTTGATTGTTCGCAACTGGGCGCCCCAGTTGGACATTCTATCACACAAATCGACGGGAGCTTTTCTGAGTCATTGCGGGTGGAACTCGACGTTAGAAAGCTTAAGCCAGGGCGTACCGATTGTAGGGTGGCCAATGGCGGCAGAGCAAGCGTTCAATTCAAAGATGTTAATGGAGGAGATGGGTGTGAGTGTGGAGTTGACAAGAGGGATTCAAAGTGTGATTGAGGCGAAGGAGGTGAAGAGGGTCATAGAATCTGCCATGGACGAACACGGAAAAGGGGAGGATATGAGGAAGAAGGCAGCTGAGATTAAACAGCTGATAAAGTTAGCAGTACgagaagagggagaagagaaGGGTTCTTCTTTGAAGGCAGTGGATGAATTTGTGAGAACCGTTCTCTACAAGAGACAAGAGTAG
- the LOC118344026 gene encoding uncharacterized protein LOC118344026, with protein sequence MYKDLIRRCPQHGLSDWLQFQMFYNGLNGQTQTIVDAASGGTLMSKTAEGATYLLEEMASNNYQWPIERTMTKKVAGIHELEPLAALSAQVASLSHQISALTTQRIPQSAEYVAATSMTVPSNEASQEQVQYINNRNYNYRGNPMPNYYHLGLRNHENLSYKNTKNVLQPHPGFDSQPSEKKISLEDAMVSFVEETNTRFKKTDSRLDNIETHCSNMGAAIKNIEVQIGQLATTINAQQRGTFPSNTEVNPREQCKAITLRSGRELDRSPSNETIPPLQLQTMVKARIK encoded by the coding sequence AtgtataaagatttgattcgaCGCTGCCCTCAACATGGATTGTCGGATTGGTTGCAATTTCAGATGTTCTATAATGGGTTAAATGGGCAAACTCAGACCATAGTTGATGCTGCTTCTGGTGGAACTTTGATGTCAAAGACAGCTGAAGGTGCTACTTATCTTTTGGAAGAGATGgcctcaaacaactatcaatggcCAATTGAAAGAACTATGACTAAGAAAGTTGctgggattcatgaattggagCCGTTAGCAGCCCTTTCAGCTCAAGTTGCTAGTCTATCCCATCAGATTTCAGCTTTGACAACCCAAAGGATACCACAAAGTGCAGAATATGTTGCAGCTACAAGTATGACAGTTCCAAGCAATGAAGCGagtcaagaacaagttcaatacaTCAACAATCGGAACTACAATTATCGTGGTAATCCTATGCCAAATTATTACCATCTAGGGCTTCGAAATCATGAGAATTTGtcttataaaaatacaaaaaatgtgTTGCAACCTCATCCAGGATTTGATAGTCAACCAAGCGAAAAGAAAATATCACTTGAGGATGCCATGGTTTCCTTTGTTGAGGAGACAAATACAAGGTTTAAAAAGACTGATTCAAGATTGGACAACATTGAAACTCATTGTAGCAATATGGGAGCTGCTATAAAGAATATTGAAGTGCAAATTGGGCAACTAGCCACAACTATCAATGCCCAACAAAGAGGAACTTTTCCTAGCAACACAGAAGTGAATCCAAGAGAACAATGCAAGGCCATCACACTTAGGAGTGGAAGAGAACTTGATAGGTCACCATCAAATGAAACAATTCCACCCCTACAGCTGCAAACAATGGTCAAAGCAAgaataaagtag